The window ATTTGCACCGGAAGGTAACGGGTTTTGATTGGTATCTGTAATTAGTTCAATCCGTCCGCCATTTTGGAAAAAGTGTGTCAGGTTTGGAAAATCAGCATTTGTGGCATTTTGATCGACCGAGTAATATGAAAGGTAGGTTTTGAAATCGCCAGTTTCATTTACACCTGACTGACGCGTCCGTGCTAAAAGTACGAATTCGCCTGGGCGGATGACGAAATTATTAGGATTTAAACCAGAAGGTTTCTCGACAGCGATCGTAATCCCTGTCGTATCCACAAATTGGTGAAATTCAATATCTATTGTTACATCTGGATTCAGTTGGCGTAGCGTGCGGAGCGGCATTAGATCGCTGATTGAATTTCCCGATACCCATAGGACTTCGAGATTTTCCAAGTTTGAGAGTGGTGCCGCGTCCGTGATTTGGTTCGTATTGAGATAGAGTCTCCTGAGGCGCGTTAAATCCTCGAGGGCAGTAATATCACGAATTTCGTTAGCACTGAGATTGAGGTGTGTTATTTCAGTCAATTCTGTGAGGGGTGTTACATCTTGAATCTGATTTCCTGAAATCTCTAATCTGATGAGCTGCTTTAATCCTGTGAGGACTGCGATATTGCTAATTTGATTCTCTGACAAGTTTAAGTATGTTATCTGCGTCAGATCCGCGAGGGGTGTGAGATCCGAGATTTGGTTTCCAAAGAGGTCTAACCTCCTGATTCCTTCTGAGTTACTGATATGTGCAATGTCGGTAATCTGATTCTCTGATAGATTCAGAGAGAATATTTGTGTCAGCCCCGCGAGGGGTGTGAGATCCGAGATTTGATTTCCCGATAGTTCTAATCTTATAATGCCTTTCAATTCTGTGAGGGGGGTGATGTCCCTGATACCATTGTTCAGGAGATTTAAATCTGTTATTTGTATCAATTCCGTGAGCGGCGCAATATCGACAATCTGGTTGGAACCGAGGTTTAACCGGGTCAAGTTTACCAATGTCTCAAGCACTGTGATATCTTGGATACGATTAGAATTGAGACGCAACTCTGTTAGGTGCGTTAGTCCTTCAAGGAGAGTGATGGTTGTAATTTCATTAGCACTAAGATTTAGAACTTCTAACTGGGTTGCGTGTTCTAATCCTTTAATGTCCGTTATTTCGCTGTTTTCAGCATTTAAGATGGTTAATGCTTGCATCGCCTGCTGTGTGAGCGAACCGTTTGCCTCTATGTTAAGGGCTTGACGCACTGCCGTTCTTAAATTTTCGTCCGGCATCCATTCTGTCTCATTTTGCGCCGAGGCGATGTTAAGGCAACAACTGAGAGCAGTGATCACAACAAAGAGCCTGTAAAAACCTTTCATTAATTCGTGTTCCTTTCAATTTGATTGAGGTAGAGTTAGTGGTAACTATCCGTTGCCAAAAACGGGACGACGGCGTAGGTTTCGCGAACGATTTTTCAAGTTATGATTAGCGGATATGGCGAGAACCTCGCCTGCGTCTTGTACAATGGGATGTTCATACCACACTCAATGGACGCCTGCACTTCGTTAATCAGTTGGTCTCTTCGCATCTCCATTTCCTATTTAAGACGTTTCCAAAATGGAAAAGTTTAATCGCTCTATTTTGTAGACATGGATTTCAGGGCTCGCCTTTTTAGCAGTTAAAAAAGTAAAATTTTTCTTGACTTATTTTTGTCGATTCGTGTATAATTTAGGTATGCCTAAATTAATTTCTCTGTATCTCTAATAATTCTGGCACATAGTGCCTAAAATTAGGTAGATTGCGAATCTACCGTATACCGCAAGATAGGGATTCCACGTATTACGTGTTTTCCTGCGGATTGGAAAGATTGATGCTTACACATGCGGCTGAGGACTACCTCAAGTCAATCTATAAGTTGCAAGAGAAGGGTGGCAAGGTTTCGACTGGTATTTTAGCGGCATATCTCAATGTCAAACCAGCCTCTGTCACTGGGATGATCAAAAAGTTAAAGACAATGAACCTTGTCATCCACGAGCGTTATCAAGGTGTTACGCTGACGGATACTGGAAGATCGATTGCTCTTGAAATCATAAGGCACCATCGCTTGCTGGAGCTTTATTTGTTCAAAGCACTCGGTTTTCCGTGGGACGGTGTTCACGAAGAAGCCGAGAAATTGGAACACGTTATATCGGAAGACATGGAGGCACGGATGGACGAGTTTCTCGGTTATCCGACTGCTGATCCGCATGGCGCGCCGATACCTGATAAAAACGGTGTTGTGGTACAAACGGAACATATTCCGATGACAGATCTACAAAACGGACAATCTTGTGTTGTTGCTGAAGTGAGTGATACCGATCCTGCGATGCTCCGGCACTTGGGCAGTCTTAATCTTTACCCCGGGACAGCGTTTCATGTGAAAGAGGTCGCTCCATTTGAGGGCCCCTTTACTATCGACGTTAGAGGCGAGCAAGTGGTTATTGGACGTGAAGTTGCCAAGCATATTTTTGTTGATAATGTACAAGATGTAGATAATGTGTAGGCGCGCTGTGAAGGCGCGCGTGGAACTGCTAAGAGGAGCGTAAAAATGGAAGATCAGAAAAAAACAAAACCCGATGCACAAACAATCAAGGTATGGAAACACCATTTGCAAGATGAAGTTGATGCCAGTTTCCTTTATGGTGTTTTCGCCGGTCTCGAACCTGATGCCAAGCGAAAAGAAATATTAAGTGGACTCGCTGAAGTGGAGAATCGGCATGTCGAACGTTGGGAAGAGATGTTCACGGTGTATAATATAAAGTTCAAGCGACACCATCCAACGATGAAAGCGCGTTTGATGGCGTGGTATGCCCACCGCTTTGGGAGCGAGTTCCCACTTTCGCGGATGCTCGGTGAGGAGGCGAGTGAGGTCAAAGACTATCTAACGCTTCATAGGAACAGCACTTTGGCAGACGCGAAGGAGACCGCCCTTGACTTAGCCAGAGAATCTGCGCTTCATACAGAAAGTTTGCAGGAACTTACGGGGACAAGCGACGAACCGTGGCATAAAACCGAATCCGGCGGTATGTTGGGCAATATTGTTTACGGGTTTAACGACGGTTTAACGGCGAACTTCGGATTGGTCGCTGGCGTTATCGCTGCGACATCGGATCTCTCCACGATTCTTGTAACAGGCATTGTTGGAACCGTAGCGGACGCTCTGTCTATGGGGGCTTCAGGGTACCTCGCCGCCAAGAGTGAGCAAGAAGTCTATGAACACGAGATTGAGGTTGAAAGAGAAGAGATCCGTCTGATGCCCGATATTGAAGAAGACGAACTCGCCCTTATCTACGAGGCTCGCGGCATCCCAAAAGATCAAGCACGGCTCCTTGCGCAGGAAGTGATGAGTGATCCGGAACGGGCATTAGAGGAGAAGATCCAAGCTGAACTTAAGATTGGTGAAATACACACAACGCCCTTCAAAGAAGGATGGATTACGGGATCTGCAACTGCTATTGGTGCTTTTATTCCTGTTGCACCGTTCCTGTTTACAGAAGGGTTGCTCGCTATTTGGATATCGTTCGCGCTTGCGATGTTTTCCCACTTTGCTGTCGGTGCAGCGAGAAGCCTTTTCACGGGACGCGGCTTGATTCGGAGTGGGTTTGATATGTTTGTTGTGGGACTCGGTGTCGCTGGCGTTGGATACCTCGTCGGCGAATTGTTAGAACACTTTTTCTTTGGGAATTAAAGCTATGCAGAGACTATACATTTTATTGTGCCTGATTGTTCTACTTATAGGCACCGGTTGTGATTCAAAGGAACAACCCGGTGCCTCGGTTGCTGGAAAATACCGCGTCGTCACAACAATAGGGATGATTACAGATATCGTTGAGAACGTTGGTGGCGATCACGTTGAGGTGATAGGGCTGATGGGACCTGGCGTGGATCCGCACCTCTACAAGGCGAGCGCGGGTGATGTCCAGAAACTTAGTTCGGCAAGTCTCATTTTCTATAACGGCTTGCATCTTGAGTCAAAAATGGCGGATATCCTTGCGAAAATGTCGGGGAATACCAAGACCGTTGCTGTAACAGAAGCGGTTGACCGGAGCCTGCTGCTAACACCACCGGAATTTGAGGGACAATACGATCCGCATTTGTGGTTCGACGTGACGCTTTGGATGAAAGCGGTTGGAAAGGTTCGCGATGCCCTGAGTGAGTTTGATCCGGACAACACTTTAGGGTATTGGAGTAATGCACAACGTTATTTCGCGAAACTTGCCGAGCTGCACGAGTATGTAAAGGCACAAGCGGAACGTGTGCCAGCGGAGCAACGTGTGCTTGTCACGGCACACGACGCTTTTAACTATTTCGGGAAAGCGTACGGATTTGAGGTTCGCGGACTACAAGGAATTAGTACCGCAACAGAGGCGGGTATCGCTGATGTGCAGGAGTTGGCGACTTTTATCGCAGCGCGACGCATCCCGGCAATTTTTGTCGAATCGTCTGTCTCTCCACGCAGTCTTGAAGCCGTAAAAGCCGCGGTGAAATCAAAAGGGTTTAATGTGGAAATTGGTGGAGAACTTTTCTCCGACGCTATGGGAAATGAAGGCACCCCCGAAGGCACCTATATCGGGATGGTTCGCCACAATATTGATACAATTGTGAAAGCACTGATAGGGGAATCGAAGGCAAGCTCATCTTCTACAACGGGATACTAAATTGCAAGCACTTGAAACCAAAGCCATTGAGGTAACCGATCTAACGGTTGCTTATCAGGATAAACCGGTCTTATGGGATATTGATCTTGATGTCCCACCGGGTGTGCTTTTATCGATCGTTGGCCCCAACGGTGCTGGGAAAACGACGTTGATTAAGGCAATCTTGGGCTTGGTGCGTCCTGCAGCGGGCAACGTTCTGATTTACGACAAGCCTTATGAAACGCAGCGGCGGATTGTTGGCTACGTGCCACAGCGGGGTACGGTTGACTGGGATTTTCCAACGAACGTCTTGGATGTCGTGATGATGGGACGCTACGGTGCGCTTGGATGGATACGCCGGCCCGGAAGACAGGAGCGTGAACAGGCTATGTACGCATTGGAAAAGGTCGGCATGGAGGGGTATACAACTCGGCAAATCAGCCAACTCTCCGGTGGTCAACAACAACGCGTCTTTCTCGCGCGTGCGCTCGTTCAAGATGCCACAGTGTATTTGATGGATGAACCTTTTCAAGGTGTTGACGCGACCACGGAACGCGCAATTGTAACCCTACTTCAAGAACTTCGAGCAAACGGTAAAACTGTCGTTGTGGTGCATCACGATCTCCAGACAGTAGCGGACTATTTCGACTGGGTGATGCTATTGAATATTCGTCGGATTGCCAGCGGTCCTGTTACTGAGACGTTCACACCTGAGAATTTACGTGAAACTTATGGCGGTCGCGTGGCATTCATGGCGAACAACCCTTAAAATGGAAAATTTGAGTCTCCTCACCCATCTTGATTATACGCTCATGATTGTTGCTGTCGGTGCTGCACTGCTTGGGACAGTCAGTGGCGCGCTCGGCACTTATGCCGTTTTGCGCCGTCAGAGTCTTCTGGGTGATGCTATCTCACATGCGGCGCTC of the Candidatus Poribacteria bacterium genome contains:
- a CDS encoding metal-dependent transcriptional regulator, whose product is MLTHAAEDYLKSIYKLQEKGGKVSTGILAAYLNVKPASVTGMIKKLKTMNLVIHERYQGVTLTDTGRSIALEIIRHHRLLELYLFKALGFPWDGVHEEAEKLEHVISEDMEARMDEFLGYPTADPHGAPIPDKNGVVVQTEHIPMTDLQNGQSCVVAEVSDTDPAMLRHLGSLNLYPGTAFHVKEVAPFEGPFTIDVRGEQVVIGREVAKHIFVDNVQDVDNV
- a CDS encoding VIT1/CCC1 transporter family protein — protein: MEDQKKTKPDAQTIKVWKHHLQDEVDASFLYGVFAGLEPDAKRKEILSGLAEVENRHVERWEEMFTVYNIKFKRHHPTMKARLMAWYAHRFGSEFPLSRMLGEEASEVKDYLTLHRNSTLADAKETALDLARESALHTESLQELTGTSDEPWHKTESGGMLGNIVYGFNDGLTANFGLVAGVIAATSDLSTILVTGIVGTVADALSMGASGYLAAKSEQEVYEHEIEVEREEIRLMPDIEEDELALIYEARGIPKDQARLLAQEVMSDPERALEEKIQAELKIGEIHTTPFKEGWITGSATAIGAFIPVAPFLFTEGLLAIWISFALAMFSHFAVGAARSLFTGRGLIRSGFDMFVVGLGVAGVGYLVGELLEHFFFGN
- a CDS encoding zinc ABC transporter substrate-binding protein, which gives rise to MQRLYILLCLIVLLIGTGCDSKEQPGASVAGKYRVVTTIGMITDIVENVGGDHVEVIGLMGPGVDPHLYKASAGDVQKLSSASLIFYNGLHLESKMADILAKMSGNTKTVAVTEAVDRSLLLTPPEFEGQYDPHLWFDVTLWMKAVGKVRDALSEFDPDNTLGYWSNAQRYFAKLAELHEYVKAQAERVPAEQRVLVTAHDAFNYFGKAYGFEVRGLQGISTATEAGIADVQELATFIAARRIPAIFVESSVSPRSLEAVKAAVKSKGFNVEIGGELFSDAMGNEGTPEGTYIGMVRHNIDTIVKALIGESKASSSSTTGY
- a CDS encoding metal ABC transporter ATP-binding protein — encoded protein: MQALETKAIEVTDLTVAYQDKPVLWDIDLDVPPGVLLSIVGPNGAGKTTLIKAILGLVRPAAGNVLIYDKPYETQRRIVGYVPQRGTVDWDFPTNVLDVVMMGRYGALGWIRRPGRQEREQAMYALEKVGMEGYTTRQISQLSGGQQQRVFLARALVQDATVYLMDEPFQGVDATTERAIVTLLQELRANGKTVVVVHHDLQTVADYFDWVMLLNIRRIASGPVTETFTPENLRETYGGRVAFMANNP